In the Euphorbia lathyris chromosome 5, ddEupLath1.1, whole genome shotgun sequence genome, one interval contains:
- the LOC136231182 gene encoding uncharacterized protein isoform X1: MSCTVHHIMILSFLIYALLVCFSSSSHINGKVHHVLMAKENLSLSLNVDFTDACHSPKRNEDSGAFSRCSLDKEAGLPVCRVCQCAESDKRGDAALAFLGIISPLQESCKSAEAKKLEDEQVQSHFETNELHNADAKRESRLFEFVSPEGEVFICNSDLEVGSCHQEDLLIELGCSCKNDLALVHYACALKWFVNHGSTICEICGCLAKNVRMMDFKKVLASLKEYEELRERTANGDPNPAQVHLCLHVDPDAIAAIRRQRLSEISMWFSSQSHSSHYNSSGVSQVVSDLPLNTLTEVIIPPENHATKWAVEGTGILLATGLLTVTLAWLIAPRVGKKTARSGLHILLGGICALTVVIFFRFIVLSRIKYGPARYWAILFVFWFLVFGIWASRTHGAHTT, from the exons ATGTCATGTACAGTACATCACATAATGATTCTGTCTTTCTTAATATATGCCTTGCTTGTTTGT TTTTCAAGTTCAAGTCATATAAATGGAAAGGTTCATCATGTTCTGATGGCTAAGGAAAATTTATCTCTGTCCCTCAATGTTGATTTTACTGATGCCTGTCACTCACCTAAAAGAAATGAAGATTCTGGTGCTTTTTCACGTTGCAGTCTAGACAAAGAGGCAGGCTTGCCAGTCTGTCGTGTGTGCCAATGTGCTGAATCCGATAAAAGGGGAGATGCAGCATTGGCATTTTTGGGTATAATTAGTCCATTGCAGGAGTCATGTAAAAGTGCCGAGGCaaaaaagcttgaagatgaaCAAGTGCAATCACACTTTGAAACTAATGAATTACACAACGCAGATGCCAAAAGAGAATCTCGATTATTTGAATTTGTTAGTCCTGAAGGGGAGGTTTTTATTTGCAATTCAGATCTGGAAGTGGGTTCATGTCATCAAGAGGACTTGTTAATTGAACTTGGTTGCTCTTGCAAAAATGATCTTGCTCTAGTACATTATGCTTGTGCATTGAAATGGTTTGTCAATCATGGGTCCACTATTTGTGAAATCTGTGGGTGTCTTGCAAAAAATGTTAGGATGATGGACTTCAAAAAGGTCTTAGCTTCTCTTAAAGAGTATGAAGAATTAAGGGAAAGGACTGCAAATGGAGATCCCAATCCTGCCCAGGTGCATTTGTGTTTACATGTGGATCCTGACGCTATTGCTGCAATTAGAAGGCAACGTCTAAGTGAGATATCTATGTGGTTTAGCTCACAGAGCCATAGTAGTCACTATAATTCAAGTGGAGTTTCACAGGTTGTTTCTGACCTACCTCTGAATACTTTGACTGAAGTTATTATCCCTCCTGAGAATCATGCTACCAAATGGGCTGTGGAAGGTACAGGGATTTTGCTTGCTACTGGGTTACTTACGGTTACTTTAGCATGGCTAATCGCTCCACGTGTTGGCAAG AAAACTGCAAGAAGTGGCCTTCATATTCTCCTTGGAGGGATCTGTGCTTTAACAGTTGTCATCTTCTTTCGGTTT ATAGTGCTGAGCAGAATCAAATATGGACCAGCAAGGTACTGGGCAATATTATTTGTGTTCTGGTTTCTTGTATTTGGTATATGGGCTTCAAGAACACATGGTGCACATACTACTTAA
- the LOC136231182 gene encoding uncharacterized protein isoform X2 — MAKENLSLSLNVDFTDACHSPKRNEDSGAFSRCSLDKEAGLPVCRVCQCAESDKRGDAALAFLGIISPLQESCKSAEAKKLEDEQVQSHFETNELHNADAKRESRLFEFVSPEGEVFICNSDLEVGSCHQEDLLIELGCSCKNDLALVHYACALKWFVNHGSTICEICGCLAKNVRMMDFKKVLASLKEYEELRERTANGDPNPAQVHLCLHVDPDAIAAIRRQRLSEISMWFSSQSHSSHYNSSGVSQVVSDLPLNTLTEVIIPPENHATKWAVEGTGILLATGLLTVTLAWLIAPRVGKKTARSGLHILLGGICALTVVIFFRFIVLSRIKYGPARYWAILFVFWFLVFGIWASRTHGAHTT, encoded by the exons ATGGCTAAGGAAAATTTATCTCTGTCCCTCAATGTTGATTTTACTGATGCCTGTCACTCACCTAAAAGAAATGAAGATTCTGGTGCTTTTTCACGTTGCAGTCTAGACAAAGAGGCAGGCTTGCCAGTCTGTCGTGTGTGCCAATGTGCTGAATCCGATAAAAGGGGAGATGCAGCATTGGCATTTTTGGGTATAATTAGTCCATTGCAGGAGTCATGTAAAAGTGCCGAGGCaaaaaagcttgaagatgaaCAAGTGCAATCACACTTTGAAACTAATGAATTACACAACGCAGATGCCAAAAGAGAATCTCGATTATTTGAATTTGTTAGTCCTGAAGGGGAGGTTTTTATTTGCAATTCAGATCTGGAAGTGGGTTCATGTCATCAAGAGGACTTGTTAATTGAACTTGGTTGCTCTTGCAAAAATGATCTTGCTCTAGTACATTATGCTTGTGCATTGAAATGGTTTGTCAATCATGGGTCCACTATTTGTGAAATCTGTGGGTGTCTTGCAAAAAATGTTAGGATGATGGACTTCAAAAAGGTCTTAGCTTCTCTTAAAGAGTATGAAGAATTAAGGGAAAGGACTGCAAATGGAGATCCCAATCCTGCCCAGGTGCATTTGTGTTTACATGTGGATCCTGACGCTATTGCTGCAATTAGAAGGCAACGTCTAAGTGAGATATCTATGTGGTTTAGCTCACAGAGCCATAGTAGTCACTATAATTCAAGTGGAGTTTCACAGGTTGTTTCTGACCTACCTCTGAATACTTTGACTGAAGTTATTATCCCTCCTGAGAATCATGCTACCAAATGGGCTGTGGAAGGTACAGGGATTTTGCTTGCTACTGGGTTACTTACGGTTACTTTAGCATGGCTAATCGCTCCACGTGTTGGCAAG AAAACTGCAAGAAGTGGCCTTCATATTCTCCTTGGAGGGATCTGTGCTTTAACAGTTGTCATCTTCTTTCGGTTT ATAGTGCTGAGCAGAATCAAATATGGACCAGCAAGGTACTGGGCAATATTATTTGTGTTCTGGTTTCTTGTATTTGGTATATGGGCTTCAAGAACACATGGTGCACATACTACTTAA